A single window of Granulicella sibirica DNA harbors:
- a CDS encoding glycosyltransferase family 39 protein: MEWLLVGVAVAFFGLCFVHLGADFPNGSAWNDWSKMTDEGWYGGAAVRQALGGAWYLPGSFNPVVAMPVWPVMLRGWFGVTGVGMVSARVLALVLYGLSLGMLYGLLRRERGRLSAAAAVALVAVNPFCYAFGRMGILEPVLVFWMMLGLWLAQRMREGESARQVGLGVVLCLLLLTKSTGLFLVPAVLYQMWASMNWPRRGWMKPMATVGGTAALLWMGYYAAWARPHIEDYRLLFAINKDRVHLSIMPIEAWKTLRDGLWINPVIFWAAVAVLVLSAVWLRELWRAPLFGSSVLATVGYLTFIWYHTYLQPRYYLVMVMPVVVLVVIGIEVLWARRLIWGAWVLGGAVGMAGLAMMVRTLWYAARPEYSFQTAAEGIAGTMRRDGGKQLLLGSSADDVTMWTGVAGINSEYAMGGIDAMLDRYRPEWFAAWNGEEDYGTRWFGERYWMVERGRYRVFDDPERNVLVLYRLEEKPGYRDRPGEVLRFMK, from the coding sequence GTGGAATGGCTGCTGGTTGGAGTGGCGGTGGCGTTCTTCGGGCTCTGCTTCGTGCATCTGGGGGCTGATTTTCCAAATGGCTCGGCATGGAACGACTGGTCGAAGATGACGGATGAAGGCTGGTACGGTGGGGCGGCTGTCCGGCAGGCTTTGGGTGGGGCGTGGTATCTGCCGGGATCGTTCAATCCGGTGGTGGCGATGCCGGTCTGGCCGGTGATGCTTCGTGGGTGGTTTGGAGTGACGGGTGTGGGGATGGTATCGGCGCGAGTGTTGGCGCTGGTGTTGTATGGGTTGTCGCTAGGGATGCTGTATGGGTTGCTGAGGCGCGAGCGGGGCCGGCTTTCGGCGGCTGCGGCGGTGGCGCTGGTGGCGGTGAATCCGTTCTGCTATGCGTTTGGGCGGATGGGGATCCTGGAGCCGGTGCTGGTGTTCTGGATGATGCTCGGGCTTTGGCTGGCCCAGAGGATGCGTGAGGGGGAGTCAGCTCGGCAGGTTGGACTTGGTGTTGTGCTTTGCCTGCTCCTGCTGACGAAGTCGACGGGGCTCTTTCTTGTGCCGGCAGTGCTGTACCAGATGTGGGCTTCGATGAACTGGCCCAGGAGAGGCTGGATGAAGCCGATGGCAACCGTTGGGGGTACGGCGGCTTTGCTTTGGATGGGGTATTACGCGGCCTGGGCGCGGCCTCATATTGAGGATTACCGGTTGCTGTTTGCGATCAATAAGGACCGGGTTCACCTGAGCATCATGCCGATCGAAGCGTGGAAGACTCTGCGGGATGGGCTTTGGATTAACCCAGTGATTTTTTGGGCTGCTGTCGCGGTTCTGGTGCTTTCAGCGGTTTGGCTGCGGGAGCTTTGGCGGGCGCCTTTATTTGGGAGTTCGGTGCTGGCTACGGTGGGGTACCTGACGTTCATCTGGTATCACACGTATCTTCAGCCGCGGTATTACCTCGTGATGGTAATGCCGGTGGTGGTGCTCGTGGTGATTGGGATTGAGGTGCTTTGGGCTCGGCGGTTGATCTGGGGAGCGTGGGTTCTGGGGGGAGCGGTCGGGATGGCGGGCCTGGCGATGATGGTGCGGACGCTGTGGTATGCGGCGAGGCCGGAGTACAGCTTCCAGACGGCGGCGGAGGGGATCGCGGGGACGATGCGGCGGGATGGAGGGAAGCAGCTTCTGCTTGGGAGCAGCGCGGATGATGTGACGATGTGGACCGGGGTGGCGGGGATCAACTCGGAGTATGCGATGGGTGGAATCGATGCGATGCTCGACCGGTATCGACCGGAGTGGTTCGCGGCCTGGAACGGGGAAGAGGACTACGGGACGCGGTGGTTTGGAGAACGGTATTGGATGGTCGAGAGGGGGCGTTATCGGGTGTTTGATGATCCGGAGAGGAATGTGCTCGTGCTGTACCGGCTGGAGGAGAAGCCAGGATATCGGGACCGGCCGGGCGAGGTTCTGCGGTTCATGAAGTGA
- a CDS encoding class I SAM-dependent methyltransferase has protein sequence MSEPPNFDRIARPYRWLEYFTLGPVLQQTRTHFLAHLDDRRQALILGDGDGRFTAQLLLRNPHIEADAVDTSATMLHLLAQRANAPKRLRTHHGDALTYAPIVLPDLIVTHFFLDCLTQPELDRLTHRLAQTLAPGGLWLLSDFRIPPGPMNRPARLYIAFLYKTFSLLTGLSTASLPDHTTALTQAGLVRVAHHYRLFGLLTTELWRKTQ, from the coding sequence GTGAGCGAGCCACCCAACTTCGACCGCATCGCCCGCCCCTACCGCTGGCTCGAATACTTCACGCTCGGCCCCGTCCTTCAGCAAACCCGTACTCACTTCCTAGCCCATCTCGACGACCGCCGTCAGGCCCTCATTCTTGGCGACGGCGACGGCCGCTTCACCGCTCAACTCCTCCTCCGCAACCCTCATATCGAAGCGGATGCCGTCGATACAAGCGCAACCATGCTCCATCTCCTCGCTCAGCGCGCCAATGCCCCTAAACGCCTTCGAACCCACCATGGGGACGCACTGACCTACGCACCCATCGTCCTGCCCGATCTCATCGTTACCCACTTCTTCCTCGACTGCCTCACCCAACCCGAACTTGACCGCCTCACCCACCGCCTAGCCCAAACTCTTGCGCCCGGAGGCCTCTGGCTGCTCTCAGACTTCCGCATCCCACCCGGTCCAATGAACCGTCCCGCACGGCTCTACATCGCATTCCTCTACAAAACCTTCAGTCTCCTCACCGGCCTGAGCACCGCCAGCCTGCCAGACCACACAACTGCCCTCACCCAGGCCGGCCTGGTTCGCGTTGCACACCACTACCGCCTCTTCGGCCTCCTCACCACGGAACTCTGGCGGAAGACCCAGTAG
- a CDS encoding M1 family metallopeptidase, whose product MPHPLRLALLTLVAAVPACAQSVSATNSPNGAPLSTRVVAYNLEAKVDPAHHALDATESLTYKNLTGQPLTTFPFHLYLNAFRPQSTFTTETHFGGGIRDSDADNTYDDKKLGSIDVSHIDATGYGDLTPTLHFTAPDDGNSQDHTVAEITLPRPLAPGDSVTFNLTFHDKFPLSVARNGYKRDFLMGGQWYPKLGVFWHGAWNCHQYHATTEFFSDFGTFNVHLTIPQRYVVGASGIPTGETSNPDDTKTLGFYAEDVGDFAFAASPHFKVTDGTFLSSMGPVKIHVLALAAHPQAGPRYLKIMQDTMAQFDHRYGPFPYKIITVIDPEPDSEIFGMEYPTLITAGTFWFEPTNGTENVTEHEFGHQYWYGMVATNEFEDAWLDEGINSYTEVKVTGAILGRRTNFINFPWANLADASLQRLQYMGAVDQDPVTRHAWQFKDANSYSGITYGKSATLLATLEGIVGTDVMDEAMRIWFMRYRFTHPTTEDFLHTIEEVAIAHGKATPLAYTPATGGSLGAPPSTTSSSKVGGGATTPGASLIPGFTPTQFTFSGTTLRPFFNQAVYGTAVLDYMVDSINSDPVQWWLPEDPKATTQYLDTVVVRRKGDFILPVTVEIVFEDGTRLREQWDGIDRWHRFAYTKNTKIVSAEVDPDHIVLMDRDFFNNSITTAGNTIPARKLSTLWNIFEQLYAQFSTWIV is encoded by the coding sequence ATGCCCCACCCCCTCCGCCTCGCCCTTCTAACTCTCGTGGCCGCCGTTCCCGCCTGCGCTCAATCTGTCTCCGCCACAAACTCTCCCAACGGAGCCCCGCTCTCCACCCGCGTCGTGGCCTACAACCTCGAGGCCAAGGTTGACCCCGCCCACCACGCCCTCGATGCTACCGAGAGCCTCACCTACAAGAACCTCACCGGCCAGCCTCTCACCACCTTCCCCTTCCATCTCTATCTCAACGCCTTCCGCCCCCAGTCGACCTTCACCACCGAAACCCACTTCGGCGGAGGCATCCGCGACAGCGACGCCGACAACACCTACGACGACAAGAAACTGGGCTCCATCGACGTCTCCCACATCGACGCGACCGGTTACGGCGACCTTACCCCCACCCTCCACTTCACGGCACCCGACGATGGCAATAGCCAGGACCACACCGTAGCCGAGATCACCCTCCCCAGGCCTCTTGCCCCGGGCGACTCCGTCACCTTCAACCTCACCTTCCACGACAAGTTCCCCCTATCGGTCGCTCGCAACGGCTATAAACGCGACTTCCTGATGGGAGGGCAGTGGTACCCCAAGCTCGGTGTCTTCTGGCATGGCGCGTGGAACTGCCACCAGTACCACGCCACCACTGAGTTCTTCTCCGACTTCGGCACCTTCAACGTCCACCTCACCATCCCACAGCGCTACGTCGTAGGCGCCAGCGGCATCCCCACCGGCGAGACCAGCAACCCCGACGACACCAAGACGCTCGGCTTCTACGCCGAAGACGTCGGCGACTTCGCCTTCGCCGCCAGCCCACACTTCAAAGTGACCGACGGAACCTTCCTCTCGTCCATGGGCCCCGTCAAGATCCACGTCCTGGCCCTGGCCGCCCACCCCCAGGCCGGCCCCCGCTACCTCAAGATCATGCAGGACACCATGGCCCAGTTCGACCACCGTTACGGGCCATTCCCCTACAAGATCATCACCGTCATCGACCCCGAACCCGACTCCGAGATCTTCGGCATGGAGTATCCCACCCTCATCACCGCCGGCACGTTCTGGTTTGAACCGACCAACGGCACCGAGAACGTCACCGAGCACGAGTTCGGCCACCAGTACTGGTACGGCATGGTCGCCACCAACGAGTTCGAGGACGCCTGGCTCGACGAGGGCATCAACTCCTACACCGAAGTCAAAGTCACCGGAGCCATCCTCGGCCGCCGCACGAACTTCATCAACTTCCCCTGGGCGAACCTCGCGGACGCCTCCCTCCAGCGCCTCCAGTACATGGGCGCCGTCGACCAGGATCCCGTCACCCGCCACGCCTGGCAGTTCAAGGACGCCAACTCCTACAGCGGCATCACCTACGGCAAGAGCGCCACGCTCCTCGCTACCCTCGAAGGCATCGTCGGAACAGACGTGATGGACGAAGCCATGCGCATATGGTTCATGCGCTATCGCTTCACCCACCCCACCACCGAGGACTTCCTCCACACGATCGAGGAGGTTGCCATCGCCCACGGCAAGGCCACCCCTCTCGCTTACACCCCGGCGACCGGGGGGAGTCTGGGTGCCCCACCTTCGACGACATCATCGTCTAAGGTGGGCGGAGGCGCCACAACGCCCGGCGCAAGTCTGATTCCAGGTTTTACCCCCACCCAGTTCACCTTCTCTGGAACCACCCTCCGTCCCTTCTTCAACCAGGCCGTCTACGGTACCGCCGTCCTCGACTACATGGTCGACAGCATCAATTCCGACCCCGTCCAGTGGTGGCTGCCCGAAGACCCCAAGGCAACCACGCAATATCTCGACACGGTCGTCGTCCGCCGCAAGGGTGACTTCATCCTCCCGGTCACCGTCGAGATCGTCTTCGAAGACGGCACCCGCCTCCGAGAGCAATGGGACGGCATCGATCGCTGGCACCGATTCGCCTACACGAAGAATACGAAGATCGTCTCCGCGGAGGTCGATCCCGACCACATTGTCCTCATGGACCGCGACTTCTTCAACAACAGCATCACGACCGCGGGCAA